The Dermacentor albipictus isolate Rhodes 1998 colony chromosome 2, USDA_Dalb.pri_finalv2, whole genome shotgun sequence genome has a segment encoding these proteins:
- the LOC135914709 gene encoding uncharacterized protein isoform X2, whose product MEPVREDAEFFGGAQRSGVIPSPVQPFHSEWRPPLAWAGPPRDSPFLAEVPWPAETVAPDHSYSGYYYEGSAEPDSEQSLMEPGAEAEPTNSRSLSFVVGVAFAGLLLGVGLLAVHSSLSPYDISPDVQEDDGEWRLDVAPSTVGEHPIQPRIVHPDIGELGNRKTTIGHRARILVADRGANGGTAGPPLTSAKTSPETTTPATAVTTTRVEDDAQTRRSCLTSCVNGPRVSDRCYESTLFFPCDRQDVLHVPWYFDGTKCVAWTFPQGSCLPVAHRGVFRSSAECRQRCVLRTGPECAHPPPAEACSPRQLRHPYFADMQAVGGARCVNASRRTLQSRRCLIGSNQFASLAACRQACVGN is encoded by the exons ATGGAGCCCGTTCGAGAGGATGCCGAGTTTTTTGGCGGAGCACAGCGTTCCGGCGTGATCCCTTCGCCGGTCCAGCCTTTTCACAGCGAATGGAGACCTCCACTGGCGTGGGCCGGACCGCCACGCGATTCGCCGTTCCTGGCTGAGGTCCCGTGGCCGGCAGAAACTGTAGCGCCCGACCACAGCTATTCCGGTTACTACTACGAAGGCAGCGCCGAGCCAGATTCCGAGCAGTCGCTCATGGAGCCCGGAGCTGAGGCGGAGCCCACTAATTCGCGAAGCTTGAGCTTCGTAGTCGGCGTTGCTTTCGCGGGGCTCCTCTTGGGCGTCGGACTTCTCGCCGTGCACAGCTCACTGTCGCCCTACGACATCAGCCCGGACGTTCAGGAGGATGACGGAGAGTGGCGGCTGGACGTGGCACCGAGCACAGTCGGCGAGCACCCCATTCAGCCGAGGATTGTGCATCCGGACATCGGCGAACTCGGCAACAGGAAAACGACGATAGGCCATCGCGCTCGGATCCTAGTCGCGGACAGAGGGGCGAACGGAGGGACAGCTGGACCACCGCTGACGAGTGCGAAGACGAGCCCCGAGACGACGACACCTGCCACAGCGGTGACTACGACTCGGGTCGAAGACGACGCACAAACGAGACGC AGCTGCCTCACCAGCTGCGTCAACGGCCCCCGCGTCTCGGACCGCTGCTACGAAAGCACGCTGTTCTTTCCCTGCGACCG GCAAGACGTGCTGCACGTGCCGTGGTACTTCGACGGCACCAAGTGCGTCGCGTGGACTTTCCCGCAAGGCAGCTGCTTGCCCGTGGCTCACCGGGGCGTGTTTCGCAGCTCGGCAGAGTGCCGCCAGCGCTGCGTGCTGCGTACGGGGCCGGAGTGCGCCCATCCGCCCCCGGCTGAAGCGTGCTCGCCTCGGCAACTGAGGCACCCTTATTTCGCCGACATGCAGGCAGTCGGTGGTGCTCGCTGCGTCAACGCCTCCCGGCGGACGCTCCAGTCGCGCCGCTGCCTCATCGGCTCCAACCAGTTCGCTTCGCTCGCCGCCTGTCGCCAAGCTTGCGTCGGGAATTAG
- the LOC135914709 gene encoding uncharacterized protein isoform X1: MEPVREDAEFFGGAQRSGVIPSPVQPFHSEWRPPLAWAGPPRDSPFLAEVPWPAETVAPDHSYSGYYYEGSAEPDSEQSLMEPGAEAEPTNSRSLSFVVGVAFAGLLLGVGLLAVHSSLSPYDISPDVQEDDGEWRLDVAPSTVGEHPIQPRIVHPDIGELGNRKTTIGHRARILVADRGANGGTAGPPLTSAKTSPETTTPATAVTTTRVEDDAQTRRAATGESCSRHVYTHCSRPQPEFYYSADDRACVPAAADTMHICNRGSNRFRTLQSCLTSCVNGPRVSDRCYESTLFFPCDRQDVLHVPWYFDGTKCVAWTFPQGSCLPVAHRGVFRSSAECRQRCVLRTGPECAHPPPAEACSPRQLRHPYFADMQAVGGARCVNASRRTLQSRRCLIGSNQFASLAACRQACVGN; the protein is encoded by the exons ATGGAGCCCGTTCGAGAGGATGCCGAGTTTTTTGGCGGAGCACAGCGTTCCGGCGTGATCCCTTCGCCGGTCCAGCCTTTTCACAGCGAATGGAGACCTCCACTGGCGTGGGCCGGACCGCCACGCGATTCGCCGTTCCTGGCTGAGGTCCCGTGGCCGGCAGAAACTGTAGCGCCCGACCACAGCTATTCCGGTTACTACTACGAAGGCAGCGCCGAGCCAGATTCCGAGCAGTCGCTCATGGAGCCCGGAGCTGAGGCGGAGCCCACTAATTCGCGAAGCTTGAGCTTCGTAGTCGGCGTTGCTTTCGCGGGGCTCCTCTTGGGCGTCGGACTTCTCGCCGTGCACAGCTCACTGTCGCCCTACGACATCAGCCCGGACGTTCAGGAGGATGACGGAGAGTGGCGGCTGGACGTGGCACCGAGCACAGTCGGCGAGCACCCCATTCAGCCGAGGATTGTGCATCCGGACATCGGCGAACTCGGCAACAGGAAAACGACGATAGGCCATCGCGCTCGGATCCTAGTCGCGGACAGAGGGGCGAACGGAGGGACAGCTGGACCACCGCTGACGAGTGCGAAGACGAGCCCCGAGACGACGACACCTGCCACAGCGGTGACTACGACTCGGGTCGAAGACGACGCACAAACGAGACGC GCCGCCACTGGCGAGTCGTGTAGCCGTCACGTGTACACGCACTGCTCGCGGCCGCAGCCGGAGTTCTATTACAGCGCCGACGATCGAGCCTGCGTCCCGGCGGCCGCGGACACCATGCACATATGTAACCGCGGCTCCAACCGATTTCGCACCTTGCAGAGCTGCCTCACCAGCTGCGTCAACGGCCCCCGCGTCTCGGACCGCTGCTACGAAAGCACGCTGTTCTTTCCCTGCGACCG GCAAGACGTGCTGCACGTGCCGTGGTACTTCGACGGCACCAAGTGCGTCGCGTGGACTTTCCCGCAAGGCAGCTGCTTGCCCGTGGCTCACCGGGGCGTGTTTCGCAGCTCGGCAGAGTGCCGCCAGCGCTGCGTGCTGCGTACGGGGCCGGAGTGCGCCCATCCGCCCCCGGCTGAAGCGTGCTCGCCTCGGCAACTGAGGCACCCTTATTTCGCCGACATGCAGGCAGTCGGTGGTGCTCGCTGCGTCAACGCCTCCCGGCGGACGCTCCAGTCGCGCCGCTGCCTCATCGGCTCCAACCAGTTCGCTTCGCTCGCCGCCTGTCGCCAAGCTTGCGTCGGGAATTAG